The Stratiformator vulcanicus genome has a segment encoding these proteins:
- a CDS encoding Nramp family divalent metal transporter, whose amino-acid sequence MTTPLEDELQQPDEPGNASAATTDPPRNIRNLVRYVGPGLIMAAAIVGSGELIATTKTGAQGGMTLLWFIVVGCVIKVFVQVELGRYAISEGRTTLEALNTVPGPRLRVNWILWVWVVMMICTIGQLGGIVGGVGQSLAMTFPITGDYIHAVSLPEEGELRRYVELRDKNPDDPLVEAIRRRIDRAGAAGWEALENLEAGRPIDPEGGDPYTWDDRIWAGVAAAITSVFLFFGRYNLIQNFSITLVGLFTFLTIGNVISLQFTQEFSLTSDEVLRGLQFRLADEDGGWAAWVFAISAFGLIGVGATELISYPYWCLERGYARYCGPRDDTSDWEKRARGWMRVMRFDAFGSMVCYTIATVCFFLMGVAVLHRRGLDPSGMRMVSTLGEAYVPVFGSYAKWLFLTGAISVLYSTFLVANASNARMFADGAIQLRLIPKSDVTSGSNKTVIGLSALLPLLCFALYLVGLDPVLLIAIGGLTQTIMLGALAAAALYFRFVAIDRRLRPTRAWDLFLILSAGSLVAFSICAFGIAAAQFI is encoded by the coding sequence GTGACCACACCCTTGGAAGACGAATTGCAGCAGCCGGACGAACCTGGCAACGCTTCAGCGGCGACGACCGACCCGCCTCGAAACATCCGCAATCTCGTTCGCTACGTCGGCCCCGGCCTGATTATGGCCGCTGCCATCGTCGGTTCAGGCGAACTCATCGCAACCACGAAGACCGGCGCGCAGGGCGGCATGACGCTGCTGTGGTTCATTGTCGTCGGCTGCGTCATCAAAGTCTTCGTCCAGGTTGAGTTGGGCCGATACGCCATTAGTGAAGGCCGCACCACACTCGAAGCCCTCAACACTGTCCCCGGACCACGGCTTCGTGTGAATTGGATCTTGTGGGTGTGGGTCGTGATGATGATCTGCACGATTGGTCAACTCGGAGGCATCGTTGGCGGAGTCGGGCAATCGTTGGCGATGACGTTCCCGATCACCGGCGACTACATTCACGCCGTCTCGCTTCCCGAAGAGGGTGAACTGAGGCGGTATGTCGAACTCCGCGACAAAAATCCGGACGATCCGCTTGTCGAAGCGATTCGCCGACGGATCGACCGAGCCGGGGCAGCCGGCTGGGAGGCTCTTGAAAACCTTGAGGCCGGACGACCGATCGACCCCGAAGGCGGCGATCCCTACACATGGGATGACCGCATCTGGGCGGGCGTCGCCGCGGCCATTACCTCAGTGTTCCTATTCTTCGGTCGTTACAACCTCATTCAGAATTTCTCGATCACACTCGTCGGTTTGTTCACCTTCCTCACCATTGGGAATGTGATTTCACTGCAATTTACCCAAGAGTTCTCGCTGACTTCGGACGAGGTATTGCGCGGACTTCAATTTCGGCTGGCCGATGAAGACGGCGGCTGGGCCGCGTGGGTGTTCGCGATTTCCGCGTTCGGGCTGATCGGCGTCGGTGCGACCGAACTCATCTCTTATCCGTATTGGTGTCTTGAACGGGGGTACGCCCGCTACTGCGGCCCGCGCGACGATACATCGGACTGGGAGAAGCGAGCGAGGGGCTGGATGCGGGTGATGCGGTTCGACGCCTTCGGGTCAATGGTGTGTTACACCATCGCGACGGTCTGTTTCTTCTTAATGGGCGTGGCGGTACTGCATCGCCGGGGCCTCGATCCGTCCGGCATGAGGATGGTGAGCACGCTCGGCGAAGCCTACGTCCCGGTCTTCGGCAGTTATGCGAAGTGGTTGTTCCTGACGGGGGCAATCTCGGTTCTCTACTCGACCTTCCTCGTCGCCAACGCCAGCAACGCGCGCATGTTCGCCGACGGCGCGATCCAGTTGCGACTGATTCCGAAGTCGGACGTAACGTCGGGTTCGAACAAAACGGTGATCGGCCTATCGGCCCTCCTTCCCCTGCTCTGCTTCGCTCTCTATTTAGTCGGCCTCGATCCCGTGTTGCTGATTGCGATCGGCGGGTTAACGCAGACGATCATGCTCGGCGCACTCGCGGCGGCGGCCCTCTATTTTCGCTTCGTCGCCATCGATCGAAGACTCCGCCCGACAAGGGCGTGGGACTTATTCCTGATTCTGAGTGCGGGCTCACTCGTCGCGTTCAGCATTTGCGCATTCGGAATCGCAGCCGCTCAGTTCATTTGA
- a CDS encoding outer membrane protein assembly factor BamB family protein — translation MISNCLDTRLRVLVVAIPFAICLLLDNPAHAQVSRTLFSESQLQNSLQLPIDQDMSRNLERVREVISRGQFDDAVRAIGTLLDAVDQSDVFVTSKSNGQAVISLRHELARLIDGLPPEGQRIYELQFGVAAQRYLNDAIAEGSIAGLTRAATLFPQTEAGHVALFRLSAALLDRGRHGEAADCMRRFMEQVDQSEINPQHALLAVVAEVRSGRLDRAEALLERFPLLSEAISRLASSDDQNADGKETDVAVLLRHFARGVPQPHSSHASVDDLPLRVAEWSVTTGLLPAETADIADARDSAIRSGVAPLSTLSAVVSGDLLLLPTISGFDAIAVESGERLWSYRSASTRDDYDDMFWGNSPAGKIVARPGIAYLLEPASENQFGLHSSDKSAPVANGNQLLFGGVWRGGGLAMPFNGPVGGGFVVQQRDGNEAPGKSSVSFASDGRVLTALRADRTCQGKILWQVGGPSSRFEPLLAGHDFLGTPLAERSRLFALTEYDRSIFLNEIDGDTGRLTWSVEIGQIEVAIGMDPVRRNSAVTPHLVGGNLICPTGAGGIVAVDPTTRSLQWAYRYPRTAAPSGRRNRRFNRQQLQNLANVSGPTDKWDQSQLVVAGERVFVATPENNELHCLELGSGQLHWRRSRKDGRRIMAAENGLVSVFGNRHFTGLDPETGEQKFHQQWPDGTVPTGEPLAGEAGLAYLPLSDASIVEVDPRSGAILSRKKTSREHVLGNLHASDSGIVSVAPDYIKFYRSGDDARRLASGEQGDLDEAERLALAGDIATDRSEIDEAVSQYRLAYELDPQPKWRSRLERALLDGVSADSDQAEEYAERLDELAR, via the coding sequence GTGATTTCAAACTGCTTAGATACCCGACTGCGGGTGCTGGTCGTGGCGATCCCGTTCGCCATCTGTCTGCTACTCGACAATCCCGCCCACGCGCAGGTGTCGCGGACGCTCTTTTCGGAGTCGCAACTCCAAAACAGCCTCCAACTCCCGATCGATCAGGATATGAGCCGCAACCTCGAGCGGGTGCGCGAGGTGATCTCCAGAGGTCAATTTGACGACGCCGTCCGCGCGATCGGCACTCTGCTTGATGCGGTCGATCAGTCCGATGTGTTTGTGACATCGAAGTCGAACGGGCAAGCCGTCATTAGTCTTCGTCACGAGCTGGCACGGTTGATCGACGGATTGCCGCCCGAAGGGCAGCGGATTTATGAACTCCAATTCGGCGTCGCAGCGCAGCGGTATCTCAACGATGCGATTGCGGAAGGCTCGATCGCCGGGCTGACTAGGGCGGCGACACTCTTCCCTCAGACCGAGGCGGGGCATGTCGCGTTATTTCGCTTGTCAGCGGCGTTGCTGGATCGAGGGAGGCACGGCGAAGCAGCCGATTGCATGCGGCGCTTCATGGAGCAGGTCGACCAATCTGAGATTAATCCGCAGCACGCGCTGTTGGCCGTCGTTGCAGAAGTGCGTTCGGGCCGCCTCGACCGAGCCGAAGCCCTCTTGGAACGCTTTCCATTACTTTCGGAGGCGATTTCGCGATTGGCATCGAGTGACGATCAAAATGCCGACGGCAAGGAAACCGATGTCGCCGTCCTACTTCGCCATTTCGCCCGGGGTGTTCCGCAGCCGCATTCGTCGCACGCGTCGGTCGACGATCTCCCGCTTCGGGTGGCGGAGTGGTCGGTCACGACGGGACTATTGCCCGCGGAGACGGCTGATATTGCGGATGCTCGAGATTCGGCGATTCGCTCCGGTGTGGCGCCGCTTTCAACACTGAGTGCGGTCGTCTCAGGCGACCTGCTGCTGCTTCCGACGATTTCCGGATTCGACGCGATCGCTGTCGAGTCGGGCGAGCGGTTGTGGAGCTATCGCTCCGCTTCCACCAGAGACGATTATGACGACATGTTCTGGGGGAATTCGCCGGCTGGGAAGATCGTGGCCCGACCGGGTATCGCCTACCTGCTCGAACCGGCGAGCGAAAATCAATTCGGTCTTCATTCGAGTGACAAGTCGGCACCGGTTGCGAACGGCAACCAACTTCTTTTCGGAGGCGTCTGGCGGGGCGGTGGACTAGCCATGCCGTTTAACGGGCCGGTAGGCGGCGGTTTCGTCGTCCAGCAAAGAGATGGAAACGAAGCCCCGGGCAAGTCATCGGTCTCGTTCGCGTCGGATGGACGGGTTCTCACAGCGCTTCGGGCTGATCGCACCTGCCAAGGCAAAATTCTCTGGCAGGTTGGCGGGCCCTCGAGCCGATTTGAACCATTGCTGGCAGGGCATGATTTTCTGGGAACGCCGCTCGCGGAGCGTTCGAGGCTCTTCGCCCTGACCGAATACGATCGATCGATCTTTTTGAATGAAATTGACGGTGACACCGGCCGACTGACTTGGTCGGTCGAGATCGGACAGATCGAAGTGGCGATCGGAATGGACCCGGTCCGGCGAAACAGCGCAGTGACCCCTCATCTCGTCGGCGGAAACTTAATTTGTCCAACCGGGGCCGGGGGAATCGTGGCGGTCGATCCGACGACCCGATCGCTCCAGTGGGCCTACCGCTATCCCCGGACGGCGGCACCTTCGGGTCGACGCAACCGACGGTTCAACCGCCAGCAACTTCAGAACCTGGCCAACGTAAGCGGCCCGACGGACAAATGGGATCAGTCGCAACTCGTCGTCGCAGGCGAGCGTGTGTTTGTCGCGACCCCGGAAAACAACGAATTACACTGCCTCGAACTCGGTTCCGGGCAACTTCACTGGCGACGGTCCCGCAAGGATGGTCGTCGAATTATGGCTGCCGAGAACGGACTGGTTTCGGTTTTCGGCAATCGCCATTTCACGGGCCTCGATCCCGAAACGGGCGAGCAGAAATTTCATCAGCAGTGGCCGGACGGGACCGTTCCGACTGGCGAACCGCTCGCTGGAGAAGCGGGCTTGGCCTATTTGCCGCTCAGCGATGCTTCAATCGTCGAGGTAGATCCCAGGAGCGGTGCGATTCTCAGTCGCAAGAAGACGTCCCGCGAACATGTTCTCGGCAATCTCCACGCGAGTGATTCCGGCATCGTCTCGGTCGCGCCCGACTACATCAAATTTTATCGCTCTGGCGATGATGCCCGGCGGCTCGCCTCCGGCGAACAGGGTGATCTCGATGAGGCGGAGCGACTGGCCTTGGCGGGCGACATCGCGACCGATCGAAGCGAGATCGACGAAGCGGTTTCGCAATACCGTCTTGCCTACGAACTCGACCCTCAACCGAAGTGGCGAAGCCGCTTGGAGCGGGCTCTGCTTGACGGCGTCAGCGCCGACTCGGATCAGGCCGAAGAATATGCCGAGCGACTCGACGAGTTGGCCCGGTAG
- the rpsN gene encoding 30S ribosomal protein S14 produces the protein MASKGKIEKMKRNARLIKKYEDRRKKLKEEGDWDALAKLPRNSSPTRYRRHCRITGRMRGNYRKFQISRIMLREMALDGLIPGMHKASW, from the coding sequence ATGGCCTCCAAAGGCAAGATTGAAAAGATGAAGCGGAACGCCCGCCTCATCAAGAAATACGAAGATCGCCGCAAGAAGCTTAAAGAAGAGGGCGACTGGGACGCGCTGGCAAAGCTGCCGCGCAATTCCAGCCCCACGCGTTATCGCCGACATTGCCGCATTACGGGGCGGATGCGGGGTAACTACCGCAAGTTTCAGATTTCGCGCATCATGCTCCGCGAAATGGCTCTCGACGGCCTGATCCCCGGCATGCACAAGGCAAGCTGGTAG
- a CDS encoding DUF1501 domain-containing protein produces the protein MTNRNSNSFRHAVPQPMSRRDMLARSGAGFGALALNSILANEVLASPSTPGPHHTPTAKNVIFLFIEGGPSHIDMFDPKPELNKLAGQKLPDSFEPVILAMGEDDAPLLASPRKWKQHGESGLWFSDWLPHLSTCADDMAVIRSCMGDGINHSTGICQMNTGSPLAGRPSLGSWVNYGLGSENQDMPGFVVMTDAKAGGKEVVNGPRNWGPGFMPAVYQGTKLSGGSEPIPNLRPAKGMSDARLESELEFLDTLNRRHAAERTGQSELEARIESYELAFRMQAAAPDAVDLTRETEETRKLYGFDNKETRRFGEMCLLSRRLVERGVRFVQLYHGTGNKWDTHSGHEKTASRLCREMDQPVAALLKDLKRNGLLDETLVVWGGEFGRTPQSEKGDGRDHNPYGFTMWMAGGGVKGGQAIGATDEIGLHAVEHKLHVHDLHASILYALGLDHMKLEYFYKGRPERPTINEGEPCMQLFA, from the coding sequence ATGACAAACCGAAACTCGAATAGTTTCCGACACGCCGTGCCTCAGCCGATGTCGCGCCGCGACATGCTCGCGCGAAGTGGAGCCGGATTCGGAGCATTGGCCCTCAATTCGATACTGGCGAACGAGGTCCTGGCCTCACCAAGTACGCCCGGTCCGCATCACACGCCGACAGCGAAGAACGTGATCTTCCTGTTCATCGAAGGTGGGCCGAGTCACATCGACATGTTCGATCCGAAGCCGGAACTCAACAAACTGGCGGGGCAAAAACTCCCCGACAGCTTTGAACCGGTCATCCTCGCAATGGGGGAAGACGACGCCCCGCTGCTCGCTTCGCCACGCAAGTGGAAGCAGCATGGCGAAAGTGGTCTTTGGTTTTCTGACTGGTTGCCCCACCTGTCGACCTGCGCCGACGACATGGCCGTGATTCGCTCGTGCATGGGCGACGGCATCAATCACAGCACCGGCATCTGCCAGATGAATACGGGCAGCCCGCTGGCCGGTCGCCCCTCGCTGGGTTCATGGGTCAATTACGGTCTCGGCTCCGAGAATCAGGACATGCCCGGTTTTGTGGTGATGACCGACGCCAAAGCGGGCGGCAAGGAAGTCGTCAACGGCCCGAGGAACTGGGGGCCCGGATTTATGCCCGCCGTTTACCAGGGGACGAAACTCAGCGGCGGCAGCGAGCCGATCCCGAACCTCCGGCCGGCTAAAGGCATGTCGGACGCCCGCTTGGAATCGGAATTGGAATTCCTCGACACACTCAACCGCCGACACGCCGCCGAGCGAACCGGGCAGAGCGAACTCGAAGCCCGCATCGAAAGCTATGAACTGGCATTTCGAATGCAGGCCGCCGCGCCCGACGCCGTCGATTTAACAAGAGAAACCGAAGAGACCCGCAAGCTCTACGGCTTCGACAACAAGGAGACCCGGCGCTTCGGCGAAATGTGCCTGCTGTCGCGTCGGCTCGTCGAACGTGGCGTCCGGTTTGTGCAGCTTTACCACGGCACCGGCAACAAGTGGGACACGCACTCCGGCCATGAGAAAACCGCTTCGAGACTCTGCCGCGAGATGGATCAACCGGTCGCGGCGCTACTGAAGGACCTTAAGCGGAATGGCCTGCTCGACGAGACGCTCGTCGTGTGGGGCGGAGAGTTCGGCCGCACGCCGCAAAGCGAAAAAGGGGATGGCCGCGATCACAACCCCTACGGCTTCACGATGTGGATGGCCGGCGGGGGCGTCAAAGGGGGCCAGGCGATCGGCGCGACCGACGAGATCGGCCTGCACGCGGTCGAACACAAATTGCACGTGCACGACCTGCACGCCTCCATCCTCTACGCCCTCGGCCTCGACCACATGAAGCTCGAGTACTTCTACAAAGGCCGCCCCGAGCGTCCTACGATCAACGAGGGCGAGCCCTGCATGCAGCTCTTCGCGTAA
- a CDS encoding FecR domain-containing protein, translated as MNSEFHRLLDKLCDERITPGERYKLEQMLSSSAELRAVYLDYVDLHSTLGDLAPAEVLPEPLVDSEFAVSPTPARKRPASRLGFVAAVAALSLGFGYLLPHPGFLQRDRQVESTGEQPTEVPEGIGQANTAEVIAHAAASFGGRSDRLAVGDTLEPLHEYVLTGGLLSLRFASGAEAILTGPAVFRIGGSEDLALDLGGCSLHAPDGAEGFTIRTPRGNVVDLGTRFSVDVAENGEADLTVIEGAASIAVEEMLVSEADNATGNQSVVLREGEAMRLPIADKKTPTPIPFNAERYVTALPDRVLSYVADVDAEGHARRLESVDVQRDGRVLRYVTDRLIAAEVDHYAFGDDRITNAGQVGVVVTPTSDPESKLMEGASRRRLIGRPFDLATGVINPGGIRADVEGKLPSLGDAPLGLGVRFEIPVVNGPGPDVVLFDLHVVSHAVGGDTLLVRNWSASADRERSLRIDRFDIDATHPAAEYLTDFRLHWATRPMRSIAQLSNAELVAGPQHAVRAQILAVGIDLSDLGVPAGGSVDRLLIQDDLEVEDFVDPVVVVGLPEDSALR; from the coding sequence GAACTCCGAATTTCACCGACTTCTCGACAAACTCTGCGATGAGCGGATCACGCCCGGAGAGCGCTACAAACTCGAACAGATGCTGTCCTCCTCCGCGGAGCTGCGGGCCGTCTATCTCGATTATGTCGACCTGCACAGCACGTTAGGCGATCTCGCTCCCGCCGAAGTGCTTCCGGAGCCTTTAGTCGACAGCGAATTCGCAGTCTCGCCAACACCGGCCCGAAAGCGTCCTGCATCGCGATTAGGATTCGTGGCAGCCGTGGCGGCGCTGTCACTCGGCTTCGGTTATCTGCTCCCGCATCCGGGCTTCCTGCAGCGGGATAGGCAAGTTGAATCGACCGGCGAACAGCCGACCGAAGTTCCCGAGGGCATCGGTCAGGCGAATACGGCGGAAGTGATTGCCCACGCGGCGGCAAGTTTCGGCGGCAGGTCCGATCGCCTCGCCGTTGGAGATACGCTTGAACCTTTGCACGAATACGTGCTGACCGGGGGCTTGCTCAGCCTGCGTTTTGCATCAGGAGCCGAAGCGATCCTAACCGGACCGGCCGTCTTCCGTATCGGCGGCTCGGAGGATCTCGCGCTCGACTTGGGCGGATGCTCGTTACACGCACCCGACGGCGCGGAGGGCTTCACGATTCGCACACCGAGGGGAAACGTCGTCGATCTCGGAACGCGCTTCTCAGTTGATGTCGCTGAAAACGGCGAGGCCGATCTGACGGTCATCGAGGGCGCCGCCTCAATCGCCGTCGAAGAAATGCTAGTTTCCGAAGCCGACAACGCAACAGGCAACCAATCGGTCGTTCTCCGTGAGGGCGAAGCGATGCGGTTGCCGATTGCGGACAAGAAAACTCCGACACCGATTCCGTTTAATGCCGAACGCTACGTGACCGCCCTTCCCGATCGCGTGCTCTCCTACGTCGCCGATGTCGACGCGGAGGGTCATGCACGTCGGCTCGAATCGGTCGACGTGCAACGTGATGGCCGCGTGTTGCGTTATGTCACCGACCGGCTGATTGCCGCCGAGGTCGATCACTACGCATTCGGCGACGATCGAATCACTAACGCGGGACAAGTCGGCGTGGTAGTCACGCCGACCTCCGATCCGGAGTCGAAACTCATGGAAGGAGCATCGCGAAGACGTTTGATCGGGCGGCCCTTTGACTTGGCGACCGGCGTTATCAACCCCGGCGGCATTCGCGCGGATGTCGAAGGCAAGCTACCCTCACTCGGCGACGCTCCGCTGGGATTGGGAGTTCGATTCGAAATCCCCGTCGTCAACGGCCCCGGACCCGACGTCGTGCTGTTCGATTTACACGTCGTTAGTCATGCCGTCGGAGGCGATACGCTGCTGGTCCGAAATTGGTCGGCATCGGCCGATCGCGAGAGGTCTCTTCGAATCGACAGATTCGATATCGACGCCACCCATCCGGCGGCCGAATATCTGACAGACTTTCGCCTGCATTGGGCGACCAGGCCGATGAGATCGATCGCACAACTATCGAATGCCGAACTGGTCGCCGGACCACAACACGCGGTTCGGGCACAAATTCTTGCCGTCGGGATCGACTTGAGCGATCTCGGTGTCCCTGCCGGGGGGAGTGTCGACCGACTGTTAATTCAAGATGACCTTGAGGTCGAAGATTTCGTCGACCCGGTCGTCGTTGTCGGCCTGCCCGAAGACTCCGCCCTCCGGTGA
- a CDS encoding PSD1 and planctomycete cytochrome C domain-containing protein, with protein sequence MSIVEPFAGLSRTRGLKPLLALLSFVVMSLCAATAPAELNAEQTKFFEGEVRPLLAAKCFRCHGDERQRAGLRVDSLEGLLKGGEAGPSIVPHKPDESMFVDAIRYESYEMPPDGKMSDEEISILVKWVEDGAYWPGVDAEAAAKAAARAAGESPFDEDDLNWWAIQPISQPTVPHVGEAETDGNEIDAFITRKLADIGLEAAPQADRAVLLRRAYFDLIGLPPTPEEIDRFLADERPDAYERMIDDLLSRPEYGERWARHWLDLVRYAESDGFRQDAYRPGAHHYRDYVIRALNDDMPYDQFVTEQLAGDEIAPDDPDVLVATGYLRLGSFEYNNRDVVTQDEDILNDITDVTADVFLGLGYGCARCHDHKFDPILHVDYYRLKSFFAPLVTKDVPAVEAEQVERHAERMEAYKSRAADIFAELDKIERGRLATIRTLELKKYPEELEALVKRSASQWSPLEQRQIALIERQIVIFQKQRDKNKYIGSKNKARRAELLKELKAIKKAEGLERPEDLPMMNVVAEINDAPPATFVPGKPHLGEMKPGFLSILDDTPAEIAAPVGIAESSGRRTALAAWITDPNNPLPARVMVNRLWQQHFGRGLAASTSDFGKLGEPPTHPELLDWLAGEFIARGWSLKEMHRLMMTSATYRRSSVPVSAEQVAMIDPTNQWLSHANVRRLDAEQIRDSALAVSGELRSRQAGPSAEASRPVRSIYTKVYRNTRPDVLDAFDAPMAVSSLPKRNVTTTPTQALLMINGAWLRDRAEHFAKRIRPVADHDPVEGVNRAYRLAFGRYPTEVEQRLAVQFLERQSDLLPGDDRAGWKAALTDFCHALLNANEFLYVD encoded by the coding sequence ATGTCAATTGTCGAACCCTTCGCGGGCTTGAGCCGCACGCGCGGATTGAAACCGCTTTTGGCGTTGCTCTCGTTCGTGGTGATGTCACTCTGCGCTGCGACCGCGCCGGCCGAATTGAATGCGGAGCAAACGAAGTTCTTTGAGGGCGAAGTCCGACCGCTCCTGGCAGCCAAGTGTTTTCGCTGTCACGGCGATGAGCGTCAGCGGGCGGGATTACGCGTCGACAGTCTCGAAGGCCTGCTCAAGGGGGGCGAAGCCGGGCCGTCGATCGTGCCGCATAAGCCGGACGAAAGCATGTTCGTCGATGCCATCCGGTACGAGTCTTACGAAATGCCGCCCGACGGGAAGATGTCGGACGAAGAGATTTCGATCCTCGTCAAATGGGTTGAGGACGGGGCCTATTGGCCGGGGGTTGATGCCGAGGCCGCCGCAAAGGCTGCCGCACGAGCCGCCGGGGAAAGTCCATTCGATGAGGACGATCTTAATTGGTGGGCGATTCAACCGATCAGCCAACCGACCGTCCCGCACGTCGGGGAAGCAGAAACCGACGGCAATGAGATCGACGCATTTATCACTCGCAAACTTGCCGACATCGGGTTGGAGGCCGCCCCGCAGGCTGATCGCGCCGTATTGCTGCGACGGGCCTACTTCGATCTGATCGGCCTTCCGCCCACACCCGAAGAGATCGATCGATTTCTGGCCGATGAGCGGCCCGACGCCTATGAGCGGATGATCGACGATCTGCTTTCACGACCGGAATACGGCGAGCGTTGGGCTCGGCACTGGCTCGACCTCGTGCGTTACGCCGAGTCCGACGGCTTCCGCCAGGATGCCTATCGCCCCGGTGCCCATCATTATCGCGACTACGTGATCCGGGCTCTGAATGACGACATGCCCTACGACCAGTTCGTGACCGAGCAACTCGCGGGGGATGAGATCGCCCCTGACGATCCCGACGTACTGGTGGCAACCGGTTATCTGCGGCTCGGTTCGTTCGAATACAACAACCGCGACGTCGTCACGCAGGACGAGGACATCTTAAACGATATCACCGACGTGACGGCCGACGTCTTCCTCGGGCTGGGGTATGGGTGCGCCCGTTGCCACGATCACAAATTCGATCCGATTCTGCATGTCGACTACTACCGGCTTAAGTCGTTCTTTGCGCCGCTGGTCACCAAAGATGTTCCAGCAGTTGAGGCGGAACAGGTCGAGCGACACGCCGAACGGATGGAGGCTTACAAGAGCCGCGCGGCCGATATCTTTGCGGAATTGGATAAGATCGAACGGGGGCGGCTCGCCACGATTCGCACACTCGAATTGAAGAAGTATCCCGAAGAACTTGAGGCCCTCGTGAAACGATCTGCCTCGCAGTGGTCGCCGCTCGAGCAACGTCAGATTGCCCTGATCGAGCGACAAATCGTGATCTTTCAGAAGCAGCGGGACAAGAACAAGTACATCGGCTCGAAGAACAAAGCCCGTCGGGCCGAACTGCTGAAAGAACTCAAAGCGATTAAGAAGGCCGAAGGGCTCGAGCGTCCTGAGGACCTGCCGATGATGAACGTGGTTGCGGAGATCAATGACGCCCCGCCGGCGACATTCGTCCCGGGCAAGCCGCATCTGGGCGAAATGAAACCCGGATTTCTCAGCATCCTCGACGATACACCGGCTGAGATTGCTGCCCCCGTGGGCATCGCGGAATCATCAGGCCGTCGAACGGCTCTGGCCGCTTGGATTACCGATCCGAATAACCCGCTCCCCGCGCGGGTGATGGTCAATCGTCTTTGGCAGCAACATTTCGGGCGGGGGCTGGCCGCCTCGACGAGTGATTTCGGCAAGCTCGGTGAACCGCCGACACACCCGGAATTGCTCGATTGGCTAGCGGGTGAATTCATCGCCCGCGGCTGGAGTCTGAAAGAAATGCACCGCCTGATGATGACCAGCGCGACGTATCGCCGGTCTTCGGTGCCGGTGTCTGCCGAACAAGTTGCGATGATCGACCCCACGAACCAATGGCTCTCACACGCCAACGTTCGTCGCCTTGATGCCGAGCAGATTCGCGATTCCGCTCTGGCCGTCAGCGGGGAACTTCGATCAAGGCAGGCGGGACCGAGCGCCGAGGCCTCTCGACCGGTCCGGTCGATTTACACCAAGGTTTATCGCAACACGCGCCCCGATGTACTTGATGCTTTTGACGCCCCGATGGCTGTGTCGAGCCTGCCGAAGAGGAACGTTACTACGACCCCGACTCAGGCGCTGCTGATGATCAACGGGGCCTGGCTCCGCGACCGCGCCGAGCATTTCGCCAAGCGAATCCGTCCCGTCGCCGACCATGATCCGGTCGAGGGCGTGAATCGGGCTTATCGACTGGCATTCGGTCGCTATCCCACCGAGGTGGAGCAGCGACTTGCCGTTCAATTTCTTGAGCGGCAGTCGGACCTCCTTCCCGGCGACGACCGCGCCGGCTGGAAGGCCGCGCTGACCGATTTCTGCCACGCCCTGCTCAACGCCAACGAATTTCTGTACGTGGACTGA
- a CDS encoding DUF2256 domain-containing protein, translating to MSSRRANLPEKTCRQCGRPFRWRKKWERDWPNVLYCSRRCRRAAKSETRSGTTRG from the coding sequence ATGTCATCGCGCCGGGCGAATCTTCCCGAGAAAACCTGTCGGCAGTGTGGCAGGCCGTTTCGCTGGCGGAAGAAATGGGAACGCGACTGGCCGAATGTTCTTTACTGCAGTCGAAGGTGTCGGCGAGCCGCGAAGAGCGAAACGCGATCCGGAACGACCCGCGGCTGA